The DNA window AGAATCAATAATCAAGATATAGAGTCAAGACTCACACAATTGAAGCTAGCACTCCTGGAAAGTACTTTGGCAGATCTTGAGACCGAAAGACAAGGGCCCCAATAATACCCCCAGTACCACCACAAGAAATCATACTGGCACTGCAGAATGCCCGCTTCCATTGGCCCCGAATGTTGTTCGCCTGCCAAGATAACACGGCAGGAATAGTCGCATTGCAGCCGGCACACACAAGGAAGACGCCAAAGTATTGCACTCCTGGGGAGCTTGTCCATTCGAAGAGACATAAGCCGAGAATTGTCTGTAGTGAGTTGTAAACAATGAAGGGGCTGCGACACCGCCACTTATCACCTAGCCAGCCCTCAGTATACATAATAATAGCGGCGAAGAAGTATGGTGGTGTGCAAAGGACTTGCGAGATACCAACGCTAAACCCAAGCCTGCTTGATAGAATTATGGGTAAGAAAAAGGCGAGAGAATAGGCGATCACAGTACTACATCTAGAAAGAGTTAGCCAAtcgaagagaagagaggatCGACAGGTTTACAAGAAAATCATTGCAAAGCCCCAAATCTTCCACTCGAGAGCGGGTTTCAGAAATCCTGACCAACTGAACACCTCCTCTTTCGCATCATGTCGATCCCTGTCAAGTTGGTTCAGGACAAATTCAATCTCCTGTCGCGACAGGAAACTATGCGCCTTGAGCGCATCTTGAGGGAAGCTTATAATGAGCAAATAACCGATCACTGCTAAGACACAGGTGAGAAGACCCTCCATAATAAATATCCATTCCCAGGCACTGAGGCCTCCAAGACCGGCCATTTGCATGAACCCGTATGCGAGGACACCCGAGAGAGAAGCCCCGACGGTACTTATCAAGTAGAAGGAAGAGTAGCGTTTGTGGACATCATCTAGATGTATTAATTAGTTAGATGTcaggagaaaagaagcaagCACGTTTTGATCAACTTACAGCGAGGATACCACAGCGAGAGGAGGTAAACACCCCCTGGGAAGAGCCCAGCTTCAAAGGTACCGAGAATGATGCGGAGCcccatcatcaccttccaGTCCCGAACGAAAGCAAAACACTACGCCGGTCAGAGTTGACTCAGTCAATGAGGGAGGTTATATTTGTACCATCATCACAATCCCCCACAAGAAGGTGATACCAGCGAGGAATTGCCGAGGACCCAGCTTACGGACGATCATAGAGCTCGGCAGTTGGAAGAGGACATAGGGAacgaagaaaatcaagaCAATGAGAGACTGTGAAATCAGTAAGAAAACTACCGAGGAAATAAACAGATACTAACATATCTTGACCCAATATTTAATGCTAGATCTTTCTCCATCCTACAGGGAATTAGGTCACAAATGGTATATTTTGACGGCTCTGGCCACCTACCCTGCAATTGATGCATTGCCCAAATTGGTGCGGTCCATAAGACTAACGCCAAGCAACAAACCAAGGCCTGTAATAAGTCTTCGGTCAATCTTGTGAAAAATgtgccgctgctggcgcgGCGTAAAGCCGAAGTCGTCGTTTGGGACTGGACTATCTGTCATCTCGACGTGCTCGGTGCCTTCCTTGGAATCCATTCTGAGAAGTTAGAGAGCAATTTGGTACGAGCAAAGAATAGTTTTGAAATAGTTCCCAGCACAGATCCATTAAATCATACATCCAGAGTAAACGCGGGGTTGCCGAGCTCGCTTCGGCACATTCGGTACGTGGACCGAGATGACGCGAGATGATCACTTGGCGCGGTATACTCGCCAATGGACATCATTCATTCAGCGCAGCAAACCCTGCATAATGAGAGCTTGAGGCCACGAATCGCAATTTGCAAGACCGGACTGTGCTACCACCGGACTTAATTTGAAGTTTCTTTTGTATATTTTCCCATTGGTCCCCCCGGGGTTGTGGGACTGGGTGCCCACGTATCCGTCTTAATCATTAAGGAGGCGGTCCCTTGGCTGCTCACCCTTCACACCTATGTATGTATGCAAGCTCTATTGTTAGCGTATCATAATTAAATTATCTAAAACTTATATATGCGACCATATGGCGTGGAGAATAGGGCTTCCCGCCCGatcagccgtacttaagcccATATATTGTACAAGGCTAATTCTTAACGCGCCCTCGACACCCCTGTCATTTTAAAAGGGCGATAGAAAGTACACTAGATGCCTCGATTCCATGGGAaagatcaggtgatcaggatgcggcagatgaatcctagtaaattactatTGGCAATTACACTCTGACAAAAGATCATTAGACTGTAGAGGGGCCTCATCAGTGAGAGCGGGgagggcccgactactagTGGGTGGGTAGTTGGCATGTACCTGTATAGGCTTGTAGTGTTATTAGAATGTTGCAAGTTGTTTTCGTGAGTCTCGATCTATGTTTCCAAAAATTAAACAGAAAATAAAAATTTCTAGTCCTCATAACCGTATGCTTCATAACGAAACGACACGACACGAAGCGAATATGTGCCAAGGGAAATATCTTTAACACATTGACATTTCGTTCGGTAGTTCCTGGGACTGTATCTCGCACAGTTTATATCTCCATTTCAGGATCAACAACCTCGTAAGCACTAGGAGTTGGAGTCGACGAAGGTGCTGTAGAACTCGGAGTTGATGAGACTGGCGTAAACGTGATTGGAGTGACTATCAGAGGAACTGTCATCTGAGATTGGGTTGGAGTCGCTGATGGCTGTggtgacggcgacggcgggaTAAGCGGAGTAGAGGTTTTGGTTCTGGATTTGAAAGTGCTTCCCATACCATCAGTCACGCTCTTAGTTAATGCCGACCACTGGCTTTCGAGCTTTGCCACGAGAGATGCCCAGGCGGCAGTATTATCCACTGTATCGTCGAAGGAATCAATGAAGGGGGTTTCGACGACCATCGAAAGTGGGACTGATGTACTAGGCGTGCTGGTTCTCTTGGGACTGGACGTTGGAGAGGATCTGGAAGGAGTGCTTGACGGCGTAGAGGTTGATGGAGAACTCGTTGGCGAGCTCGTTGAGGAGCTGCTCGGCGAACTAGTCGAGTCACTGCTTGAAGTTTGAGATTGCGACTCAGACTGATCTGGTGTGTTCGATGGGTCACCATCTGGATCGTTGCCGGGGTTGCTTGGATCGTTGGGGTCATTGGGGGTAGGATCAGGGACACTAGGAGGATTGGGCACAGGGATGTCTGGATAATCAGGACCcgatcctccaccaccaccaccgcctc is part of the Penicillium psychrofluorescens genome assembly, chromosome: 4 genome and encodes:
- a CDS encoding uncharacterized protein (ID:PFLUO_006134-T1.cds;~source:funannotate), giving the protein MDSKEGTEHVEMTDSPVPNDDFGFTPRQQRHIFHKIDRRLITGLGLLLGVSLMDRTNLGNASIAGMEKDLALNIGSRYSLIVLIFFVPYVLFQLPSSMIVRKLGPRQFLAGITFLWGIVMMCFAFVRDWKVMMGLRIILGTFEAGLFPGGVYLLSLWYPRYDVHKRYSSFYLISTVGASLSGVLAYGFMQMAGLGGLSAWEWIFIMEGLLTCVLAVIGYLLIISFPQDALKAHSFLSRQEIEFVLNQLDRDRHDAKEEVFSWSGFLKPALEWKIWGFAMIFL